One Lutzomyia longipalpis isolate SR_M1_2022 chromosome 4, ASM2433408v1 DNA segment encodes these proteins:
- the LOC129794791 gene encoding bcl-2-related ovarian killer protein homolog B-like: protein MHEGDSDIHEFPFRDPGEWEKRKKVDFFMVSPQDIVAQGKCLCLQYIRFRLKRAGALNRKVIQRLRTITIESPATNTIIRDVFPILNGLGEELERMHPRVYSNVGRQLSRAWSDLPDAETLSLLLAEVAKELFRGGTSWARVISFVAVMGGVALDCVRLGRSEALPRLVEVFGHVVEEDLMGWLEARGGWKGLLTIRAAGADYTVMGWLSIGVAVVSSVYLATCILDSLRRLIL, encoded by the exons ATGCACGAAGGGGATAGTGACATTCACGAATTTCCTTTTCGCGATCCGGGAGAATGGGAAAAGCGAAAAAAAGTGGATTTTTTCATGGTATCACCACAGGATATTGTTGCACAG GGGAAATGCCTCTGCCTGCAGTACATCCGTTTCCGCTTGAAGCGTGCCGGGGCACTCAATCGGAAGGTAATTCAGCGTCTTCGTACCATCACAATCGAATCTCCAGCCACAAATACCATCATCAGGGATGTTTTTCCCATTCTCAATGGG CTTGGCGAGGAGCTCGAACGGATGCACCCGCGTGTCTACAGCAACGTCGGACGGCAGCTATCACGTGCCTGGAGCGATCTCCCCGATGCTGAGACCCTCTCCCTCCTCCTTGCCGAAGTGGCCAAGGAGCTCTTCCGCGGCGGCACCAGCTGGGCACGCGTAATCTCCTTCGTGGCCGTCATGGGGGGTGTGGCGCTCGATTGTGTCCGTCTGGGTCGTTCGGAGGCACTCCCGCGCCTCGTTGAGGTCTTCGGGCATGTCGTGGAGGAGGATCTAATGGGATGGCTCGAAGCACGCGGCGGCTGGAAGGGTTTGCTCACCATCCGAGCTGCTGGTGCTGACTACACGGTGATGGGATGGCTCTCAATTGGGGTGGCTGTTGTTAGTTCCGTCTACCTGGCCACGTGCATCCTTGACTCCCTGCGGAGGCTTATTTTATGA
- the LOC129794790 gene encoding TBC1 domain family member 20 has translation MAEEEQLQVNCDEGYDSRNSTLSKKSEKIAEEAAQEAPRQEDEVKGSCSECEERRSDEPVKLSFEKFPENAEEKEKRSQIERALADATSTVETWRQFALSDYGLINDDLRKKVWPLLVNIDPNSVEPAPKLDELKTHPEYNQVILDVNRSLKRFPPGIPYEQRIALQDQLTVLILRVIIKYPHLKYYQGYHDVAITFLLVVGEDVAFHVMEILSTNHLVECMQETMEPTQQRLLFIYPIVRGENRALCDFLERSCVGTLFALPWYLTWFGHSLNQYRAVVRLYDYFLASPFLLPIYVTAAIVLHREDEIFREDCDMASIHCLLSQLPDDLPFEYLLRHAQQLYVRYPPSVVEEEVRLMQEREKIRRAEEEERMRRRRAALQKKRDRAISIGFLNRLLPHTIVNRRIVIVTTAFSILVGICAYYYKAQLPQHFRLP, from the exons ATGGCAGAAGAGGAGCAGCTGCAAGTGAATTGCGACGAAGGGTACGATTCAAGGAATTCAACATTGAGTaagaaaagtgagaaaattgccGAGGAAGCTGCCCAGGAGGCCCCCAGGCAGGAGGATGAGGTGAAGGGGAGTTGCTCAGAGTGCGAGGAGAGACGTAGCGATGAACCCGTAAAGTTGAGCTTTGAGAAAT TTCCGGAGAATGCTGAGGAGAAGGAGAAACGATCACAAATTGAACGAGCCCTGGCTGATGCCACATCAACCGTAGAGACGTGGCGACAATTTGCTCTATCCGACTATGGGTTGATAAATG ATGATCTCCGGAAGAAGGTCTGGCCCCTCCTGGTGAACATTGACCCCAACAGCGTTGAGCCAGCTCCCAAACTGGATGAACTCAAAACCCATCCGGAGTACAATCAAGTAATTCTCGATGTGAACAGATCACTCAAGAGATTCCCACCGGGAATCCCGTATGAGCAACGTATTGCCCTCCAGGATCAGCTGACAGTGCTCATCCTGCGTGTTATCATCAAATATCCGCATTTAAAGTACTACCAA GGTTACCATGATGTCGCCATAACTTTCCTCCTTGTTGTGGGGGAGGACGTTGCTTTCCACGTGATGGAGATTCTTTCTACAAATCACCTTGTGGAATGCATGCAGGAAACAATGGAACCCACACAGCAGCGCCTCCTCTTCATCTATCCCATCGTTCGTGGGGAGAATCGAGCTCTCTGTGATTTCCTGGAGCGCTCATGCGTGGGCACACTGTTCGCCCTGCCGTGGTACCTCACGTGGTTCGGGCACAGCCTCAATCAGTACCGTGCTGTGGTGCGTCTGTATGATTACTTCCTCGCGAGTCCCTTCCTCCTGCCCATCTACGTCACAGCGGCCATTGTGCTGCATCGCGAAGATGAGATTTTCCGCGAGGACTGCGACATGGCCAGCATTCACTGCCTCCTGTCGCAGCTGCCGGATGATCTGCCCTTTGAGTACCTTCTGCGTCATGCGCAGCAGCTCTATGTGCGCTACCCACCGTCTGTTGTGGAGGAAGAG GTTCGTTTGATGCAGGAACGTGAGAAGATTCGACGAGCGGAAGAGGAGGAGCGCATGAGGCGTCGCAGGGCGGCGTTGCAGAAGAAGCGCGATCGTGCCATCTCAATTGGCTTCCTCAATCGTCTCCTGCCGCATACCATCGTCAATAGGCGCATTGTCATTGTCACAACAGCCTTCTCCATCCTTGTGGGGATCTGCGCGTACTACTACAAAGCTCAGCTACCGCAGCACTTCCGGCTGCCATGA
- the LOC129794792 gene encoding dolichyl-diphosphooligosaccharide--protein glycosyltransferase subunit DAD1, giving the protein MTNLKVVLNKFYDEYINHTPKKLKIIDAYLFYILLTGIVQFVYCCLVGTFPFNSFLSGFISCVSCFILGVCLRLQSNPQNKSQFYGISTERGFADFIFAHIILHLVVMNFIG; this is encoded by the exons ATGACCAATTTAAAGGTGGTACTGAATAAATTCTACGATGAATACATCAATCATACACCGAAGAAGCTTAAAATCATCGACGCGTACCTTTTCTACATTCTTCTAACTGGAATAGTTCAATTTGTTTACTGCTGCCTCGTGGGAACTTTCCCGTTCAATTCATTCCTCTCTGGATTCATTTCCTGTGTCAGTTGCTTCATTCTTGGTG TTTGCCTGAGACTTCAATCAAATCCGCAGAATAAATCGCAATTCTATGGAATTTCCACGGAAAGGGGCTTTGCTGATTTCATTTTTGCCCACATAATTCTCCATTTGGTCGTTATGAACTTCATTGGGTAG
- the LOC129794789 gene encoding serine/threonine-protein kinase Pink1, mitochondrial, which yields MIRNISSRFLQHTRYLWRQNNRRIHTKFSENSRKRRSNGVRTEQVIRYQEPFQRYGFSRFIVHARKLLLDNVGIKATGNPTADIRTQMVKKLFYSDSGPMVAFVGIAAAAEGATLLQDAELEETCWKIRETVEKFRPSWDEAEISVGDAPIGLDDLEIGAPIAKGCSAVVHAAALKGTKGSTAVTNAGPNRSYPLALKIMFNYDVQSNALAIVRAMFRETVPARYRALEVAGFWQHLADQATLLPPHPNVVSMLGVFCAQMPNLEGAHTLYPSALPPRLHESGFGRNMSLFLLMRRYHCSLRDFLDTQGGKTTPRWALLLFAQLLEAVAHLNRYGVAHRDLKSDNILIDVGTDGTPGLVVADFGCCVADKRNGLRVPYPTAEVDKGGNTALMAPEIITQNPGTFATLDYTKADLWTSGAIAYEIFGAKNPFYSSSGVKSYSYRDADLPSLNDDVPLIVRKLIGNLLQRNPKKRLSADVAANVMQLFLWAPSAWLRPTGGAPTHPEILQWLLCLTSKVLYENAMDSRGQRGAQFTEYFLISSFLVRASLRRIEKALLWIRRTVAEEDLDVDADIKV from the exons ATGATACGAAACATTTCGTCGCGTTTCCTCCAGCATACGCGCTATTTATGGCGACAAAACAATCGACGAATTCATACGAAATTCAGTGAAAACTCCCGGAAAAGGCGCTCAAATGGAGTCAGAACTGAACAG GTCATTCGATATCAGGAACCTTTCCAGCGATACGGATTTTCCCGATTTATTGTCCATGCGAGGAAACTCTTGCTGGACAATGTGGGAATCAAGGCTACGGGGAATCCCACAGCTGACATCCGGACGCAAATGGTGAAAAA GCTATTTTACAGTGATTCCGGACCTATGGTGGCTTTTGTGGGCATTGCAGCTGCTGCAGAGGGGGCAACACTCCTTCAGGATGCTGAATTGGAGGAAACTTGTTGGAAAATTCGG GAGACAGTGGAGAAATTCCGTCCGTCGTGGGATGAAGCAGAAATATCCGTGGGGGATGCCCCAATTGGCCTTGATGACTTAGAAATAGGCGCCCCAATTGCAAAAGGCTGCTCAGCTGTTGTCCATGCAGCCGCCCTCAAGGGCACCAAGGGCTCCACAGCTGTGACAAATGCTGGCCCCAATCGCTCCTACCCACTGGCCTTGAAGATAATGTTCAACTACGACGTCCAGAGCAACGCCCTGGCTATTGTGAGGGCCATGTTCCGGGAAACTGTCCCCGCGAGGTATCGTGCCCTCGAAGTTGCTGGCTTTTGGCAACATCTCGCCGATCAGGCAACCCTCCTACCACCCCATCCCAATGTAGTCTCCATGCTGGGCGTGTTCTGTGCCCAAATGCCCAATCTCGAGGGGGCGCACACACTGTACCCCTCGGCCCTCCCGCCGAGACTCCACGAATCGGGTTTCGGGCGGAATATGAGCCTCTTCCTCCTTATGCGACGCTACCACTGCAGCTTGAGGGATTTCCTGGACACACAAGGGGGGAAGACAACACCCCGATGGGCTCTCTTGCTCTTTGCTCAACTCCTCGAAGCTGTGGCGCATCTCAATCGCTACGGAGTGGCTCACAGGGACCTCAAATCCGACAATATTCTCATCGATGTCGGTACTGATGGTACCCCAGGGCTCGTTGTGGCGGATTTTGGGTGCTGTGTGGCGGATAAaag gaatggcCTACGCGTGCCTTATCCCACGGCTGAGGTGGACAAAGGTGGGAATACAGCGCTAATGGCGCCAGAGATCATTACCCAGAATCCCGGGACTTTTGCAACACTTGACTACACAAAAGCCGACTTGTGGACTTCCGGGGCGATTGCTTATGAGATTTTTGGTGCTAAAAATCCCTTCTACAGCTCCTCCGGTGTGAAGAGCTACTCTTACCGTGATGCTGATTTGCCCTCCTTGAATGACGATGTGCCTCTCATTGTGCGCAAATTGATTGGAAATCTCCTCCAGAGGAATCCCAAAAAG CGACTGAGCGCCGATGTAGCCGCCAATGTGATGCAATTGTTCCTCTGGGCACCATCTGCGTGGCTACGACCCACTGGGGGTGCCCCGACGCATCCGGAAATCCTCCAGTGGCTCCTCTGTCTCACATCGAAGGTCCTCTATGAGAATGCAATGGACTCACGCGGGCAGAGGGGGGCACAATTCACGGAGTACTTCCTCATCAGTAGCTTCCTCGTGCGTGCGAGTCTGAGGCGCATCGAGAAGGCTCTTCTGTGGATACGACGAACCGTTGCGGAGGAAGATCTTGACGTGGATGCAGACATTAAggtgtga